TGGGTGCAGACACCAATGAGACGAACAATGTTGGGGTGGCTGTACTGCTTCAGGATCCTGAGGGGTTGGGGGTGCTGCTTAGGCCTCGGGCAAGGGTGGGAGGGGTCTTACACATTcgcctccccagccccaggagcCCCAGAGAAGGCCAGGTGGCCCAAGGGAGAACAGGAGACAGGCAGCAGGGGACAAGAGCAGCTGACCAGGCCGTGTGACTTCAGGTGGGTCCCCGAGCCTGGACCCCGCCAAGCTACAGGGGGCCAAGAGGATTAAACAACACGACAGAAGTCAAGCCCTTCAGAGGTCAAATGTCCTGCCACGTGCCGGGGAACCTGTCGTCCGGGGGGAGCTACAGTGATGGGTGTTGTATCACCCACCTCGCTTCCTGCAGAAACTTGGCCTTGAGGTCAGGGGGGAGGGTCTCGCGACAGGATTTCACCGCCACCAGGGTATTGTCTGCTCGTAGGCGTCCACTGAACACTTCTCCAAAGTTCCCCTGAAACAGTCTGGGGTTCCCAACTGTCTTCCCTGGACTGTGGGCCTCTCCTGCACCCAGGAGCACAGCCCACCCTATCCCAACCCGCCCTTGACTCAGCGCCCCCCGCACTCAGTCCTGCTCATTCCGGCTCTCAGTTCAGGGGGCCAAGCAGACGTGGGGGACAGGCTGAGAAAGTCACCTCTGATTGACTGCAGTCACTGAGACGTGACATGGAGGGTTCAAAAATCACTTTTGCTTGGGCTGGAAAAGCATTCTGAGTTTTAGGACAGTGCCTTCTTTCCTAAGAACCTATTGCatgtatttatattcatttatatttgtttatctatttatttttggccatgccatgcagcaggcaggatcttagttccccgatagGAATCAAACTcgtgccccctgctttgggagcatggagtcttcaccactggcccGCCAGGCCACAAGCTGGTATTTTACAGGTCACGTGAATACAGCGTGTCTCGCCTCCttgaggtgggggggtgggcgtGATGTGCGTGCACGTGAGGGGAGTAGGGTGCGGAGCTGGCAGCAGAAGCATCTCTGGGGAGTTGTCAGGGCAGGCACTTTCCCCTTGGTTTCTGGCAGGACGGTGTATGGCAGTGGATGGACAGTGGACAGGGGTCCAAGTTGGGAATCAGATTGAGGCACGGAGGCCAAAGAGCTCTGGAGGTGGGGGTGCTGGTGTGATTCGGATGGACGGAAGCAATGCTGGGGGACAGAAAGGTAGGCGGCCAGGAGCTGGCAGAGCACACTCAACTCACCCGCCCAATCTGCTCGCCCAGCACCAGGTCCTCGTGGCTGAGTGCCCACTTGTCCTGAGGAAGGGAGGAGGTTGGAGGGGTCAGAAGTCAGTGGCAGGCGCACATGCTGGGCCCTATGACAGACTGGACACCCCCCACTAACGCTGTGTCTTTCATTTCTTGGCATCTTGGTATATTGGTCTGTAAAACGGGGTTTGGACCCAAGATCATACCTAGATGACTCGGGAACCGGGCAGGGGCACTAAGTGGGTGAGCACCAGCCTGGTGTATGAGGCCCAGGAAACGGGAGTGATCTTGATGTTTCAAGCCTAGCAGGAGGctggctgggctccctgtatgtgttaatatgtatcctgtatgtgtgtgctaaaGTCGcttacagttgtgtctgactctttgcgactctgtggacggTAGccacactgggctcctctgtgcatggaattttccaggcaggaatactgggtgggttgccatttccttcaccaggaaatcttcccaatccagggattgaacctgcaatgctcacgtctcctgaattggcaggtgggttcttcccagctagtgccacctggcaagcccacaTATGTATATGAATTGCTGGGGACCTGAAAAGCCCTCGATGTTAGGATCCTTTGTGGGCCTAAAcccgcagccccagcccctgccgCAGGCTCACCTTGGGCACAGCCCTGTTCAGGACGATGCCGCTCTTCTTGGTGAGGGGCTGCTGGGAGCGCAGCAGGTGGTCAACGAGCAGGGGGATGCTGGGAAAACCATCTCCTTCCAGTCGGTACAGGTTCTGCAGGGGCGGGGGGACCTGGGGTCAACGGCCTCcattgctgggggtgggggtggggtcactGAGCcgtgggagaggagaggaaggaagagtaGTGGGGAGAAAGGGCCTGCCTGGGGCAAGAGGCAGAGACCTGAGGGTGCACGACAAGCCTGCTCCCCCATCTTATGGGGGGATGGATGCTGAAGGCTTAACCTCTGTTGGTTTTTGCAGGGATTGGGTGGTCTCTGCGGCCCCTTTCAGCTCTGCCGGGGAGGCGTCTAAGACATAGCAGCTCCTTTCTACAGCCTCAAGGTCATTTCCTGctgaagggaaggggaggggaggggaggagagggaagggaaggggaggctgGGGTCCACTCACATCAGCGGACTGGATAATGAAGTGTCGGGGCTGGCCGTCCCACAGCACTGACAGCACGTACTCCTGCTTGCCCTGGCTCTCCCGGACGAGGAAGTCCCCCGAATGTGTCAGGAGCTCAGCCACCTCTGCCCGCGGGATGGCCCCGTGGTACCACACCTGCTCATGCAGGGGTTTCTGCACCTCTGGAACGAGCTGCAGTGGCGGGGGGAGCTGGAAAGGCATGGAGGAGGAGCAAGGAGGGGTCGCTAGGCCAGCCAGGTGGGTGGTCGGGGGaagtgtctctgtctgtctgcctctcACAAGCCTTCTGTCCTCACAAACCGCCGAAGTGCCACAGAGCCGCCTGCAACCCTCAGAGCCAGCAATAAACTTGCCCAGGCTGGCTGATCTCAAACCAAGCTTTGCCTTGTCCACAAGGCCGCAGCCTGCGACCACTCCTGGAGCAGGGAGAGCCCTGGGGTGACCATGCCACACAACGTGGGTGATGGAGAGAAAGGGGTGGGCAGGGGTGACAGGATCTGGAGTCCCAGGGAAGAGAGGGGCACCCCCGTAAAATGGCCTGGGAGAAGCCTTCAGTAAGTAACTCAACTCGAGGACGGGTAGTAGGAGCGGCCTAGGGAGATGTCCCTGAGAGCCCTGGCCTAGCCCACCCCTGAGGGAAGGGCGGAGGTATGAATCCACTCACCGAGAACTTGGGACGGAAGATTCCGGAGATGTGGCTCTTGAGGATCTCCAGGGTGGGCGTCCTTCCCCCTTCTCGCTCCTGCTCCTGAGGCCAGGGACAGACGTCAGCGGGTGGCCAggcttggggagggagggggagggtgaaAATGAGGCGCGCAGCCccagggggctgggggcgggcaggGCTGGAGGCGTGGGGGCAGCTCACCGAGGACGAGGTGGAGTGGCGGTCATCTTGCAGGAGCAAGACGGGCGGGGGCTCGCCGGGGCCCAGCCGATCCAGCTTGGCCTGCAGCAGCTCCTGCTGGGCCTGCAGCTTGGCCTGCCCGCACAGCGCGACCTGCAGCCCCTGCAGCGCCTCCTGCAGTGCCTGCTTCTTGCCCAGCAGCTGCACCCTGCAGGCAGGGGCGGGCAGTgatggaggggagagaggggggcTCGGCTGAAGGCCAGGGGTGAGCCAGGCAGGCCGGACGGAGGGCATGGAGGACCAGGAGGCAGCTGTCAGCGGGCCCCACTCACCGCTCCCGGGGGTGGGTGGTCTGCTCCTCATTCCGGAGCTCTCGCTGCAGCTGAGTGACCGCCTCCTGCCGACTGAGCACGGTCTGGGTGGCCGCGGCCAGGTCGTCTGTCACCGAGGTCAGCCTGCACCCGGAGGAAGGGCAGAGTGAGAGCCGTGCCCCTCGGCTGCCTCCCTGCCGAGCCGAGGAAGCCCAGCGGCTTGGCCGCAGCGCTGCATGGGCAGCGTCTGTCCCCCGGCCCCCAGCCCCCGGCCGAGCCCCCACACACGTGTGCTGCACGCTTTCCACTGTCAGTTCGTTCAGCTGCAGTTCCCCAGGCTCCAGTAGCTCAGTCTCCTCCAGCAGTGACTCGTCAAAGGTGACACGGGGTGGGATGTCAGGGGCGGACCTGTGGCAACAGTGCCCGTCAGTGCCTGCCAGGCCAGCCACCTGGGCGCCCGGCCCCCGTGAGGAGGGGCTTACCCGTACTGCTGCAGGAAGCCTTGGTACTCGGCCTCCGGCTGGATGCGGGCCACTGCTGCGGCCATCTCCCGGTGAATGGTCACCACCTCGTCTTGCACCAGGCTGCTAATCTCCAGGTACTCCTGTAGGgtctccttcctgcccccaaaccagaccctgggtcagggaggcctCAGGCTGGACAAGGCTAGAAGCTTGGGGCCCATGGCACTGGATTTGGGCCCACTGTAGGGTTAGACTCCCCCCTCACCCATCATTGACCAGTCAAACGACCACAGGCAAGTCACTTAGCATCTCCCAGAAGTCATAACAAGGCCCCAGGGACAGCATATGAGTGGAGTGTGTGGTGTGAGGAAGTGTTCGGGAAATGTGAGCTACAAATGTGTCTGCTCTGGGCAGTCAGCCCCACAGTGGGGCTCTGGGGGCTCTGATAACCCCCGAAGCCATCACTGTGCTGACCCCATATTGATACCTCCAGTCCCAACACCTCCCAGAGCTCCAGTGGTCCCATGTAACCATCCACCTACTCAACACGTCCCGGTGGACATCCCTTAGACACTCAGACTCCACCAGCTGAAAAATGAACTCCTCTGGCTGTCCCCTGAACCTGCTTCTCCCCTTGCCTTCTCCACGTGGCCTCTGCCTCCCAGGGGCTCTGGGCCAAGCCCCTGGAGCCTCCTTGACTGTTCTATCCACACCCTGCTTCCAGTCCATGAGGAAATTCCACTGGCTTCACTTTCAAAGTACTTCCGAGACCTGACCACTTCTCCCCTCCATTGCTACTGCCTGGGTCTAGTAGCCGTAGTCTGTGGTCCagctcactgcagtggctcctgTCTGGTCTAATCCTGTCTTGCCCCCTGAAGTCTGTTCTTAACTCAGCAGCCAGACTGACTTTATTAAGATGGCTCAGATCCGGCCACTCTTCTGGTCCACTTGGAGCCAGAGTGCTCACAATGGTCTGCCGGACCTTCTATTATCCTCCTGCAGTCCCTTGTCTGACTCTGTCCTTCCCACGCTCTGCACAGGCTACACTGGCTTCCTAGCTGTTCCTTGATTTCAGGCATTCTCCCACCTCGAGCCTGCGGTTCCCTCTCTCTAGTGTGGCCCTTCTACAAACATCTGCCTGGCTCCTCCTTGCACTTTTGAGGCTTTCCCAGACCATTCCCCTTAAAACAGTAagctcctggacttccctggtggtccagggcaggtctgccaacgcaggggacacaggtcgatccctgctctgggaagatcccacatgcctcagggcaactactcctgtgtgctacaactactaaaGCTcacgctctagagcccgtgctccacaagagaaaagccctcacagcacatctagagagtagtccctgatcgctgcaactagagaaagccctttaCACAAcaatgaaaacccagtgcagccaaaaataaataagtaaaaataaaaaataaatacataagaaccatcttattaaaaaaaaaaaacccaaaaaacaataACCTCCTACCTTGCCCCCCTGCATccccattttcttatttttctccatagcatttATCACCTCTAACAGGCTTTCAACTTTACttgctgatttctttttctttttccacaaaTGAATGATCCTAGAGAACAGAATTTTGGTCTCTGTTCTCTGCTGGATTACCCAAGAGGGCCTAGAATGGTGTTCAATatatacaatgaaagtgaaagtcttaatCACTCAGaagagttgtgtccgactcttctgcaaccccatggacagaggggcctgtccatggaattctccaggcacgaatactggagtgggttgccattcccttctccaggggaatcttcctgacccagggattaaacccaggtctcccgcatcgcaggcagattctttaccatctgagccaccagggaagagccaATACACATAAGAGAAGCCTGCAATAAGGGCCCCGAATAATATAATTTGGATGTCAATTGACCTGCCCAGGGCTCATTCGCACGTGACTACAGGATGGTCAGTTTCACAGGGTGGGGTGTTCCGGGCCCTGCCTCTGGGCGTTAGGGCTGTGGCGGGCTCGGTGGCAGCAGGGGGGGCGGGGCTGTGGGCTCACAGGATGCAGGCCATCTCCTGGTGCAGGTCTTGCAGGGACTGAAGCAGGCTGGGCAGCATGAgctggtggtggtgctggtgatGCAGCTGTGCCGCCCGCACGCCCAGCACATAGCGGTTGTGGTGAGCAAAGAGCTTCCACAGGCTGCGCACATACTTGTCCTTGGCCTTGTCACGGTCCTTGTCTGCCAGAGCGGGGGAAGGAGGTGAGGGTTACCCAGAGCAGAGGCCTAGGTGGCGCCCGCCACCCCCGTGATGCCTGTGGACGGGCCTGGGCGGAATCCCCACGCTTGTCAGGGAGGGAAGCCTCGGACCTTTGCCGGCCTCCTGGTACTTGCGCCGGGCCTGGGCGCTGTCCCGTGCCAGGGCTCGGTACTGGCTCTTCAGCTTCTCAATGTCCTGGCTGTGACTCTGAGGAGAGAGGAGGGACCGGTGTGGTTCAGCAGGTCCCTGGAGGATTCCTACTCAAGGTGCAGCCCTGGACGGGGCCTGTGGTCCAGGTGGGCAAGTGCTCCAAGCCCATCCTTCCGGAAGGACCTGGAGGCCCCTGGGACTTAGCCGTTGTTGCTGAGGTTAAGGTCAGAGGAGCCGGgctaaggacagggaagctctgGGGGTGGCAGAGAGCTGGACTGGGCAGGTGACAACTGTCCCTCCTTGGCCTAGAGTGGGTGGTATCAGGTGGCAGGCGTGTGTGTGGGCTGTGCAGAGCTCCACGCTTAGAAGGACCTGTGCTTGGCTGAATGCCATTgatgccatcttgaaattcttaataatttgttGACAAGGAGCCCTGTGTTTTCCTTTTGTACTGGGTCCCCAATTATGTTCCTGGTGGCAGGAACAACAGATGGTCAAGACTGGATGAAGACCCCAGTTCCCTGCTGATGTGCTGGGATACTCAGAACaaactcctcccctctcctctgaacctcagcttcctcatctgccaCAGAGCCAAGTGCACAGACTAGATCAGCCTTTTCCTTCAGGGCCAGAGCGGGAACATTTTAGGCTTATAGGCCATGCAGTCTCTGTTAAAATTGCTCTGCTCTGCCATTTTAGCTCttcagtgttgttgtttagtcgctaagtcatgtccgactcttctgtgactcccatggactgtaacctgccaggctccttctgtccatgggattctccaggcaagaacactggagggggttgccattcccttctccaggggatcttccccacccagagatcccatccgcgtctcctgcattggcaggcggattctctaccactgaaccaccagggaagccctagctctTCAGTAGCCATAGTATGACAAACATATGGGCAAGTCTGTGTTCTGCTTACACTGCCTACAAAAGCAGGCTGACACCTGAATTAGGTGATCTCCCGGAGAGAGGGACGAGTGGGTGAAGACTGGCCACCAGGGGCCGCTGTGGGGCCGCTGCAAGGCTGAGGTTTGCGCTGGGAGAAGGGGTGTGGTACAGAAGGTTGCCCAGCACATTGAAGGCTAAAGCCTCCACGTAAATAGCTCCTATCCAACAGCCTCTAGACCGAGGAGCTGGACAGGATTCAAATGTGGGCAGGCTCACTTCACAGCCCCAGTCCTTAACCTCGGAGTCAGGGGACCACGCTGCTGCCTCGTGGAGTCTCTGGGTCCCAGGGAGGAGTGAGCCTTGGGCCATGCgccatccctctctccctctctctcaaggGCCAGCtggtgcagtgcaggagatgggcacacacaggcacacagtggGGTGACAGAAAAAAAGCACAGAGGGGCCCCCCACCAAAGGCCAGTCCTAGCTGCGgcgggaaggagggaaagaagctGGAGCTGGCTCTGGGGGCCAGCCTGTGGTCAGACACTTCCACTTCTTCAGGGAATCCAGGGGTTCCTTGCAAAACCAGCCTTCTGAAGCTCAAAATGTAGGCAGAGAGGACAGAAGCCTACCCACCTTGGTGAGCTCCTGCTGCAGTTGCTGCCACTGCTCGTTGTAGGTTTTGCGCAGTTGCTGGCGCTCCCGGATCAGCAGGCTCAGCTTGCTCAGGGGCCCTGAGTTCAGGTCCTCCGCGTGCTGCCTCAGCACCCGGCTCAGGCCCTCTGTCTGGCTGGTGAGCTCTGTCCAGGACTGCAGTGCGGAGGGGCAGGCAAGGCAGGGAGTGGGGAACCTCGCTTCTGAGGTGGGTTTGCCAAATCTCCAGCCCTCCCCCGGGGGGGGGGGAGCTCCGGGAAATGGAAGGGGCAGGCGGACCTACCCAAGCACCCACGGGAATTTGCTGGTGGAGGGCAGGGAGTAGGGGGAGTCTAGAGTCCCACCTGGCTGATGGGGCTGTGGGCGCCGATGCCCCGGCTCTGGCCCCCGCTGTCCTGCAGGGACATGTGGTGAAGCAGCCCGGCATATTCCCTGTCGCTCTTGACCCGCTGGGCCATCCACTTCCTCATGCCCTCCAGCAGCCGGAGCTCGGCCTCCTGCATCTGCTGCACGGCCCCGTGGCCCTGGGGGCTGCACAGCTCCGAAGAGAAGCCCATAGTGTTGTCCTggggatggagagaggggaggccACCACTGGGGGCGAGTAGCTGGAGATGGACGGAGGGGCGGGACAGGGAGGTGAGGGGCTGAAGAGCCACAGATAGGCAGAAGGTGGACGCTTGTCCCCCTGGAACGCAGCGATGGGTACGAAACACCACCTGGCCTGGGAGAGCCGTCGGTGCTTCCCCGTGTCCCAGGTGGAGGCCTGATGCCGGCAGTCTCCTCCCCAGGCCTGGAACAGAAACCTCCCAGTCTCCCTCCCTGGATCCTTCCACCCAGCTCCCGCTGCAGGTGCAAGATGTGCACCGGGCCCTCAACAGGGCCAAGGCTGCCCTTGCAGGCACCCCAGGcggccacccccccacccccacccccagtccctaCCCTCCCGCCGCCCCTGCTCCACCCTGTCCCGTGTCCCTCTCTCTGATCGCCTGCCAGGCCCCTGCCCAACCGCCTCCCGGGCTGGCCGTCGCCTCCCGGGCCTTGGTACGGGCATTACCGGTGTGGGCAGCTGCTCCTGGGCCGCTGAGGACCGACTTACACTCAGGCCCCACACCGCCCCGGCCAGTTCCTGATTCCGCGCTTCCTCCTCCTGTGGTTTCAGTTGGCCCAAGCCCCGGGGCGGGCCGGCTGAGGGGAAGGGGCGGGCGGGAGCCCCGACGCCTGCCCGCCCCCCCCTGCCCAGCGCTGGCCGCTGCCTCAGCTGCCGGCCACACGGCCCCGCGGAAAcggaagggaggagggggctgggaaaGAATGGCCCAGAAGAGAGCAGTTTGCCCCGGGCACTCCCCAGGGCCCAGACAGCGCCCCGGGGGACAGCCCAAGGGTGCTTGGGGAGCGCTGTTACAGGACAGGGCTGTAGGCTCTGCGGTGGGCTGGGAGGGCCTGGGGGCCCAGAACCTAAGGAAGGGCAGGCGGGCAATTTGAGCAGCATGCCAGGGATGCCCCAAAGAGGCAGGGGGAAGACTAGTCCAGGCCTTTCCCACCCCACTGGATTCCCCAAGGAAGGCTCAGGCGCCAGCCTCTATTTGAATAAAATTTCCTAGTAAATATCCCGAGGAGAGGCCTACTTCTCAGGCACGGATCCTGGTGGAACTGGCCTGGCTCCTCTCCCCACCACAGGCAGGGGTTTCCTGTCCCAAGGGAGACCTGGGGCAGGCGAGGGGCCTGGGCCAGACTGTGtgccggggtggggtggggtggggtggggggtacgGCATTTCCAGTGTGGGACTGAGGTTCTCCCCAGCAAAGCCTATCTGGATTCAGTTAGGCTCCACCAGAGGCCTCAGCCCTACAGCTGGTGGCCTAGGTGCTTCAGCCAAGGGACACGCTGAGCAACTGGACCCCGGGTCATCGCTCTCCACCCAGCTGGAGGCAAGGCCTGTGGCGGAGGAAGTAAGTGCTCAGCTGGTTCCACTCTGAGGCCTCATCTGTCCCACCCCTGGGGCTTGTCGCCAGCTACTGTCCCTTCCACACCCTCCTAAACCCCTCGGGAGATGGACTTTGGGCAGCTAGAGCAGGCAGGACATCATGTGGGCACATAACTCGCCCCAGCCCTCACCCCCGCCCCATCCTGGATGCAGTCCCACAGTCCTGGGAAGAATATCACACACTGGAGACCAGGTCTGGTTTGCATAGTCTGCACGTTTAATCACTTTAAAACCTCTAACATTATCTCGTGTCCATTAAATAGAACCAACAATGCTGGGCCTGtttaaattacaagaaaaaaaaaaaaatcactgtgcaCCAACCCAGTATCTTACAAAACCAGCTGGGCTGGCCACGGGAGGGGCGGGTGGGTGTGGGAAGAGGAGGGGGCACCTCTGGGCAGGTGGCTGGgtgccaggaggggctgggggagagaaagaaagaaaagggagctCCCAAATGGGAGGGGACTGATTGTCCTAATGGAAGGGGTGCAAAAGGCACGTCAGAAGAGGGAGACTTGGGGGGCAGGACAGGTCAGTGCTTTCTCCACCAGGGCACAGTGTTGGAGGGGGCTTGGTGCCACTGCCTGCCCACCCCTGGCACTTGGAGAACCAGTGACCCATGAGCCCTTGGCACGACTAGCCCCATCTCAAATGGACGACAGCCTGCCCCTTCCACCGTAATCCTCCTTCCCTAGGGCCCACTTGGCCTGGCCTGCCTCGTCAGTATCCGGGGCTCAGCTGCAGCCCATCCCCCACACCTCAGGCCCAGGGCAGCCGAGGGCAACAGCAGGGTGGACAGTGGGTGTGGGAGGGTGGATGGTCCAGCTGCTGCTACCCccgttaaaaatacaaaaaaaaaaacaaaaaaaaaaaaaaccccaaaaaaaccAGCATCTAAAGTGAAATAATCACAAAGTGAAAATATATCCTCAAACAGCCCCTGAGATCCCCACAGGGGAAAGCAGCATCGGGTGGGAGGCGGGAGAGGCCGGCTGGGCCACcgtccctccccaccacccacccaggGGCTCCAGGGCTGTGAGTGCCAACAGCCCAGAAAGCCCCGGGCTCAGAAAACAGGGACTCGGGCC
The window above is part of the Dama dama isolate Ldn47 chromosome 13, ASM3311817v1, whole genome shotgun sequence genome. Proteins encoded here:
- the FES gene encoding tyrosine-protein kinase Fes/Fps, translating into MGFSSELCSPQGHGAVQQMQEAELRLLEGMRKWMAQRVKSDREYAGLLHHMSLQDSGGQSRGIGAHSPISQSWTELTSQTEGLSRVLRQHAEDLNSGPLSKLSLLIRERQQLRKTYNEQWQQLQQELTKSHSQDIEKLKSQYRALARDSAQARRKYQEAGKDKDRDKAKDKYVRSLWKLFAHHNRYVLGVRAAQLHHQHHHQLMLPSLLQSLQDLHQEMACILKETLQEYLEISSLVQDEVVTIHREMAAAVARIQPEAEYQGFLQQYGSAPDIPPRVTFDESLLEETELLEPGELQLNELTVESVQHTLTSVTDDLAAATQTVLSRQEAVTQLQRELRNEEQTTHPRERVQLLGKKQALQEALQGLQVALCGQAKLQAQQELLQAKLDRLGPGEPPPVLLLQDDRHSTSSSEQEREGGRTPTLEILKSHISGIFRPKFSLPPPLQLVPEVQKPLHEQVWYHGAIPRAEVAELLTHSGDFLVRESQGKQEYVLSVLWDGQPRHFIIQSADNLYRLEGDGFPSIPLLVDHLLRSQQPLTKKSGIVLNRAVPKDKWALSHEDLVLGEQIGRGNFGEVFSGRLRADNTLVAVKSCRETLPPDLKAKFLQEARILKQYSHPNIVRLIGVCTQKQPIYIVMELVQGGDFLTFLRTEGARLRVKTLLQMVGDAAAGMEYLESKCCIHRDLAARNCLVTEKNVLKISDFGMSREEADGVYAASGGLRQVPVKWTAPEALNYGRYSSESDVWSFGILLWETFSLGASPYPNLSNQQTREFVEKGGRLPCPELCPDAVFRLMEHCWAYEPGQRPTFSIIYQELQSIRKRHR